A DNA window from Sporosarcina sp. ANT_H38 contains the following coding sequences:
- the sigE gene encoding RNA polymerase sporulation sigma factor SigE, which yields MLFKFRKWMSIITSFFKRKSGTYYIGGHESLPKPLTREEEAITIKAFMEGDMNARDRLIEKNLRLVVYIARRFDNTNTHIEDLISIGAIGLIKAIETFKTDKNIKLATYASRCIENEILMHLRKTNKTRSEISFDEPLNSDADGNELLLSDILGTDEHIIIDDVERKIERQHMIEAITSLDERERYIMECRFGLTGQEEMTQKEVAELLGISQSYISRLEKKIISELRESLNHPIA from the coding sequence ATGTTGTTTAAATTTAGAAAATGGATGTCGATAATCACCAGCTTTTTTAAACGGAAAAGCGGCACATACTATATCGGAGGTCATGAGTCTCTTCCAAAGCCATTGACTCGGGAAGAAGAAGCAATAACAATAAAAGCATTTATGGAAGGCGATATGAACGCGCGCGACAGGTTAATTGAAAAAAATCTTCGTCTTGTTGTTTACATTGCCCGACGTTTTGATAACACGAATACACATATTGAAGATCTCATCAGCATAGGTGCTATCGGACTTATAAAAGCAATCGAAACTTTTAAGACGGACAAAAACATCAAATTAGCTACTTATGCTTCTCGTTGTATTGAAAATGAGATTCTGATGCATCTTCGTAAAACAAACAAGACACGATCTGAGATTTCTTTTGATGAACCGTTAAATTCTGATGCGGATGGAAATGAATTACTGTTATCGGATATTCTTGGGACAGATGAGCACATTATCATTGACGACGTCGAAAGAAAAATAGAGCGCCAGCATATGATTGAAGCGATTACGAGTCTCGACGAACGAGAGCGCTATATTATGGAATGCCGTTTTGGTTTGACAGGACAAGAAGAAATGACACAGAAAGAAGTGGCAGAACTACTTGGAATTTCCCAGTCCTATATTTCTCGACTCGAAAAGAAAATCATCTCTGAACTGCGTGAAAGCTTGAATCATCCAATTGCATAA